A region of Thermoplasmata archaeon DNA encodes the following proteins:
- a CDS encoding DUF6114 domain-containing protein, which translates to MASKRPIERPIPGFILSLLGGLFVTAGGVYGILNIGNYYYGYASYDVYSVISLVLGTALLVGAALLFLAPQYRIAWGVTILVFAVASLMTLYGPWAIFVFVGVPLALVGGSLAIAWKPLAGLGFEDYRTCLACGRHVRAHYPVCPFCGAHAGSAPPEPASPGAP; encoded by the coding sequence ATGGCAAGCAAGCGCCCGATCGAGCGTCCGATCCCGGGGTTCATCCTGTCCCTCCTCGGCGGGCTCTTCGTCACCGCGGGCGGAGTCTACGGCATCCTGAACATCGGGAACTACTACTACGGCTACGCTTCCTACGATGTGTACAGCGTCATCAGCTTGGTGCTGGGGACCGCGCTCCTTGTGGGTGCGGCGCTCCTCTTCCTGGCACCCCAGTACCGAATCGCTTGGGGCGTCACGATCCTCGTGTTCGCCGTCGCGAGCCTGATGACCCTCTACGGTCCGTGGGCCATCTTCGTCTTCGTCGGCGTGCCCCTGGCCCTCGTCGGCGGTTCCCTGGCGATCGCCTGGAAGCCCCTCGCCGGATTGGGATTCGAGGACTACCGGACCTGCCTCGCGTGCGGACGCCACGTCCGCGCCCACTACCCCGTCTGCCCCTTCTGCGGCGCTCACGCCGGGAGCGCTCCCCCGGAGCCGGCCTCGCCCGGCGCGCCCTGA